GCTGCTGCATCCCTTCGACGGGGAGGGGCGCGCCTACATGCAATATGTCAACGACCGCGGCACCTATCACGACGTGCCGGCGAAGTTCCTGATGCGCGAGATGGCGCGGGATTACGCCCACATGCAGGGCGAGGATCTGTCGGGCCGCGACATGGAGCGCGAGGCGGAAGGGCGATAGGGCGAGGTGCCGTAGCCCGGATGAGCGAAGCGACATCCGGGGGCTTCTCGACGACCTACCCGGGTATCGCTTCGCTCACCCGGGCTACGACGTCGGGCGTGAGAGCCCGCGGTCAAACGACCGAACCGACCGCGAGCGCACGGCGATCTTGCTGGGCAGCATGCGGAGCCCTCCTCTCCAGCTCCTCGATCATGCCGCGCGCGATTTCCCGCTCGCCCATGATGACGACATCAGCCCCAAGCCCCTTGAGATGATCGACCTCGGCATCCGCGTGCGCCCGCGCGATGATGCGGATGTCGGGATTGGCCGCGCGCGCCTGCTGCACGATCTGTCCCGCCTCGAACGCTTCGGGGATCGCGATCACGAGATGCCGTGCCCGTGACGGATTGGTGGCGGCGAAAACTTTGGGCTGAGCAGCGTTGCCCATCACGGTCTCGATGCCGCTCTGCTTCAGCTTCGCCAGCAGGCTCTCTCCGACCTCGGCGACGAGGAACGGCAGCTGCCGCTGCTTCAGCGCATCGCCGACGAGCGCACCGACGCGGCCATAGCCGATCACGATCGTATGATCCGTCAATTCCGTGGTTCGGATCGCGTCGGTGACCGCGGCTGTCACCGCAGGCTCTTCACGCCGCGGGTCGAGACGCGGCGCGAGCCAGGTGGCGGCGGCGAACATCAGCGGGTTGAGCATGATGGAGAGGATCGCGCCCGCCATGATCAGGTCGCGGCCCTCCTTGGGCAGGATCTGCGAGGCGACGCCGAGCTCGGCCAGGATGAAGGAGAACTCGCCGATCTGCGACAGGCTCGCCGAGATCGTCAGCGCCGTGACGACAGGGTGGCGGAACACGACCACGATCAGATAGGCCGCGAGCGATTTGCCCAGCATGATGATCGCAAGCGTCGCAAGCAGCGGCCAGGGCTCGCGGACCACGCTCATCGGATCGAACATCATGCCGACCGAGACGAAGAACAGCACGGCGAAGGCATCGCGCAACGGCAAGGATTCCTGCGCGGCGCGCGCGCTGAGCGGCGATTCCCGCAGCATCATGCCGGCGAAGAACGCGCCGAGCGCCAGCGAGACGTCGAACAGTTTCGTCGCGCCGAACGCGACGCACAGCGCGATTGCCAGCACTGCGAGACGGAACAATTCGCGCGAGCCGGTATGGGCGATGTAGTGCAGGATCCACGGAATCACCCGGCGCCCCACGACGAGCATCAGGCCGATGAACACGACGATCTTGACGAGGGTCAGCACCACGATGCCGGCAAGCCCGAAGCCGGCTTGCGCGGCCAGCGGCTCGAACGCGGGCTTGCCCTCGGCGGCGCCCTGAAGGCTCGCGATCGCGGGAAACAGCACCAGCACGAGCACCATCGCGAGGTCCTCGACGATCAGCCAGCCGACGGCGATGCGTCCGCGGTCGGTCTCCATCAGGCGGCGCTCCTGCAGCGCGCGAAGCAGTACGACGGTGCTCGCCACCGAGAGCGCGAGGCCGAACACCAGCCCCGCCGGGACGCTCCAGCCCATCAGCCATCCAAGGCCTACTCCCATCAATGTCGCCGCCGCGATCTGCACGACGGCGCCGGGCACGGCGATCTTCCGCACCGAGAGCAAATCCTGCAGCGAGAAATGCAGGCCGACGCCGAACATCAACAGGATGATACCGAGCTCGGCGAGCTCGGTGGCAAGCGCCTGGTCGGCGACGAAGCCTGGCGTGAACGGACCGACCGCGACGCCAGCCAGAAGGTAACCGACGAGCGGCGGGATGCGGAACCGCTGTACGATCGTTCCGAATACGAAGGCTAGGCCAAGGCCAACGACGATGGTGGCGATCAGAGGTGTTTCATGCGGCATTTCGCCTTGTGACACAGCGAGCACGTTGGCGCACCGCGACCTGTGCGCGCGGGTCGCAACTCATTGCGGCGGCGCGTAGCCCGGATCAGCGAAGCGACATCCGGGACCTCGCTCGCAGTGTTCCCGGGTATCGCTTCGCTCACCCGGGCTACGAAGCGGCCTACAGCAATTGCGAGCGCACGGATTCCGCGGCGTCGCGCAGCAGTGGCAGGAAACGCTCGATCAATTCCTGCGCCGGCACGCGATCGACATGGGCGCCCATGTTG
The sequence above is drawn from the Bradyrhizobium amphicarpaeae genome and encodes:
- the ybaL gene encoding YbaL family putative K(+) efflux transporter, which translates into the protein MPHETPLIATIVVGLGLAFVFGTIVQRFRIPPLVGYLLAGVAVGPFTPGFVADQALATELAELGIILLMFGVGLHFSLQDLLSVRKIAVPGAVVQIAAATLMGVGLGWLMGWSVPAGLVFGLALSVASTVVLLRALQERRLMETDRGRIAVGWLIVEDLAMVLVLVLFPAIASLQGAAEGKPAFEPLAAQAGFGLAGIVVLTLVKIVVFIGLMLVVGRRVIPWILHYIAHTGSRELFRLAVLAIALCVAFGATKLFDVSLALGAFFAGMMLRESPLSARAAQESLPLRDAFAVLFFVSVGMMFDPMSVVREPWPLLATLAIIMLGKSLAAYLIVVVFRHPVVTALTISASLSQIGEFSFILAELGVASQILPKEGRDLIMAGAILSIMLNPLMFAAATWLAPRLDPRREEPAVTAAVTDAIRTTELTDHTIVIGYGRVGALVGDALKQRQLPFLVAEVGESLLAKLKQSGIETVMGNAAQPKVFAATNPSRARHLVIAIPEAFEAGQIVQQARAANPDIRIIARAHADAEVDHLKGLGADVVIMGEREIARGMIEELERRAPHAAQQDRRALAVGSVV